The proteins below come from a single Tachypleus tridentatus isolate NWPU-2018 chromosome 13, ASM421037v1, whole genome shotgun sequence genomic window:
- the bwa gene encoding alkaline ceramidase, which produces MGSSLVLQRGSSAVDWCERNYIVTSGIAEFVNTVSNVLFLILPPLLLRLFHQYAKCVSSGIILIWSLLLLIGLSSAYFHATLSLLGQLLDELAILWLLMACFAMWVPRRYLPLWFRGERKTFQKFVAILCAVGTVLVCIYPAVNAFALMAFGIPITCLLIIELKRCNNPRVFRLGIRSAFLWGLALCCWINDRLFCDMWSSLNFPYLHGAWHLLIAIAATSGCVLFAYFDACIEVPDQYPALIFWPYNGFELGVPYIILRSHCDPSTILMKYKI; this is translated from the exons ATGGGCAGTTCTCTTGTTCTTCAGCGTGGATCGTCTGCTGTGGACTGGTGCGAACGGAATTATATTGTTACTTCTGGCATCGCGGAATTTGTTAATACG GTAAGCAATGTCCTGTTTCTTATCTTGCCTCCACTGTTACTACGACTGTTTCACCAGTATGCCAAGTGTGTTAGTTCAGGAATCATTTTGATTTGGAGTTTGTTGTTATTGATTGGGCTCAGTTCAGCCTATTTTCATGCTACCCTGAGTTTGCTGGGTCAGCTTCTAGATGAGCTGGCCATTTTGTGGCTCTTGATGGCTTGTTTTGCTATGTGGGTTCCTCGCCGGTATCTCCCTTTGTGGTTCAGGGGAGAAAG GAAGACATTTCAGAAATTTGTTGCCATTTTGTGTGCAGTAGGGACAGTACTAGTGTGTATCTATCCTGCAGTAAATGCTTTTGCTTTAATGGCTTTTGGAATCCCCATTACCTGTTTGTTGATAATAGAACTGAAAAG GTGTAACAATCCACGAGTATTTCGACTGGGTATTCGATCTGCTTTTTTGTGGGGTCTAGCACTTTGCTGTTGGATCAATGACAGACTGTTTTGTGATATGTGGTCTTCCTTGAACTTTCCATACTTGCATGGAGCATGGCACTTGCTGATAGCCATTGCTGCCACTTCAGGTTGTGTTCTGTTTGCCTACTTTGATGCTTGTATTGAAGTGCCTGACCAGTACCCTGCTTTAATATTTTGGCCATATAATGG